The following DNA comes from Bacteroidota bacterium.
GCCCCAATGATACCCGACACTTCGTTGAGGGTATAGTTACGATCACCCGCCACATAGTCATGACCTTGTCCGGTAAAGTCCAGAGCGAGAAGATGGTTGGCTGCTTTCTCTGCAATGTCACGTGTGTGAACGAAGGACATGGGAATGTTTCCTTCGATGGGAAATCCGCCAAAAATGCCAGCCTGTTTCAAAAGACCGATGCTGCCATAGAAATTTTCAAAGAAAAATCCGGCACGCAGATGAAGCACATTCGTGCCGGTCAGCGTTTTGAATTTCTGCTCCATGTCATGCAATCCCTGAACCACACCAGCACCGGCAGGCAGATGGGCACCGAAGCTGCTGAGGGTCACCACATGGGTAACCGGTGAGGCTTTCAGAGCCAGAACCAGCGCATCGGCCACCCGGTTCTGGTAAGCACGAAACTGATCAGTGGCAAAATTGGGCGGAATCAGAGCATAAACCGCTTTGGCCCCTTTGAAAACAGTTGTCAGAAAAGCGGCATCTTCCAGATTGCCAATGGCCACCTGGGCACCGGCCTTTTTCAATTCCTCCAGTTTGTCGGCGGACCGGCCGACCACGGTAACGGATTTTCCTGCTTTCAGCAGCGTGTGGGCAATGACGGAACCGGTATGTCCGGTGGCTCCTGTGATGACGTACATGGGTATCTCCTTGTGTTTTTGTTTATTGTAATACCTACCAGTTGGTATGTTTATTGGTAAATTTTTTTAAGTGCGTAAACTGTTGATATAGGAAACGAGTGCTTCGATGGCTGTCAGAAAGGTCCCGGTGCTCTGACTGGCCTTCCCAATAGAAAAACTGCCTTCCACCGAAGCCCAGACTAAATGAGCGACCCCGGTCGGATTCACCTCCGGCCGGATACTGCCTTCCCGGATGCCTGATTCAATGGTTTCTCTGATCATGGCGATGATCTGCTGGCTCAGCGAATCAAGACGTTGTTTGAACCCTTCATCAATGGGTGCCATTTCCTGCACCAGATTGTTCAGCGGGCATCCAAGACGAATGTTTTGAGAGTCAGCCCGCGAAGCCACCAACCGGATGACCGACACAAGCCGGTCCGGAGCAGTTCCTGTCTGTTGCCGCACCTGGCCCCAGAGTTTCAGGTAACCGGGCGTGAGCATTTCATCAATCACCGCGTAACCCAGATCCCGTTTGGTCGGGAAATAATAATAGAAGGCTCCCTTGGTGATTCCCAGATCCTCAATGATCTTATCGGACCGCGTTCCCTGAAAGCCGTTCAGGCGCATGACCTCGAAATTTTTCTCCAGAATGGCCTGTCTTGTATCTGTCATGGATGCAAAGTTATACATACCAGTTGGTATGTGTCAAGTGGGAGAAATACTTTTAACGCAAAGCCAGCAAAGAATATGCAAAGAGACGATGGATAGGTATTGAATCCCGAAGGGATGACATTATTGTAGTAACACAGTTTAAAAAATGATTCATTCCTGACATTTTTTATAATGCCACCCCTATCGGGGTTTTTCAGGGTCTTGGTCTTTATCGCGTTTTCTACAATAATGGCACCCCTTACGGGGTTGGGGAGCCTTCTGCCGGACGGGGTCCTGTATTTAAAAACCAGAAAGGTTGCGTTCTCCTGTATTTACCCTTTGCGCTTTCTGCGGTGAAACGCATTTAAACGCAACGACGCAGCGTATTCGCAAAGTACGCGATGGTTCTTGTATTAA
Coding sequences within:
- a CDS encoding NAD(P)H-binding protein, translated to MYVITGATGHTGSVIAHTLLKAGKSVTVVGRSADKLEELKKAGAQVAIGNLEDAAFLTTVFKGAKAVYALIPPNFATDQFRAYQNRVADALVLALKASPVTHVVTLSSFGAHLPAGAGVVQGLHDMEQKFKTLTGTNVLHLRAGFFFENFYGSIGLLKQAGIFGGFPIEGNIPMSFVHTRDIAEKAANHLLALDFTGQGHDYVAGDRNYTLNEVSGIIGAAIGKPGLSWTRFPDADAYQGMVGMGLPADLAKNYVEFCNRANEGKLTDGFNRTAANTTKTSAADFAREFAAAYQA
- a CDS encoding TetR/AcrR family transcriptional regulator; this encodes MTDTRQAILEKNFEVMRLNGFQGTRSDKIIEDLGITKGAFYYYFPTKRDLGYAVIDEMLTPGYLKLWGQVRQQTGTAPDRLVSVIRLVASRADSQNIRLGCPLNNLVQEMAPIDEGFKQRLDSLSQQIIAMIRETIESGIREGSIRPEVNPTGVAHLVWASVEGSFSIGKASQSTGTFLTAIEALVSYINSLRT